The following coding sequences are from one Saprospiraceae bacterium window:
- a CDS encoding thioredoxin family protein: protein MSKSVFYHAGCPVCISAEHDIIGLLGADKVEVVHLGSEKSRVSEAESAGVKSVPALVTPNGNVLHINFGASIVDVKA from the coding sequence ATGAGTAAATCAGTATTCTATCATGCCGGATGTCCAGTGTGTATTAGTGCAGAACATGACATTATTGGATTGCTTGGTGCGGACAAAGTAGAGGTAGTTCATTTGGGCAGCGAAAAGTCCCGTGTATCCGAAGCCGAAAGTGCCGGGGTGAAATCGGTACCGGCATTAGTGACGCCTAATGGAAATGTGTTGCATATTAATTTCGGTGCGTCAATTGTAGACGTAAAAGCATAG
- a CDS encoding DinB family protein, protein MKIKRPEQQEYDPYFKAYIDLVDLGDFETMFADNTKRTIDFFANIPPDKHNYKYGGDKWTIKEVLMHIIDTERVFAYRALVCIRGDYKTVFYSMDDKLYASNVNVASRSMNSLINEFQVVRQNSGLLFQNITEEQSKFLGKGVSSNFSARALAWIMMGHILHHINVIQERYL, encoded by the coding sequence ATGAAAATTAAAAGACCAGAGCAGCAAGAGTATGATCCTTATTTTAAAGCTTATATTGATTTGGTCGATTTAGGTGATTTTGAGACAATGTTTGCAGATAATACAAAAAGGACGATCGATTTTTTTGCAAATATTCCACCGGATAAGCATAATTATAAATATGGAGGTGATAAGTGGACAATAAAGGAGGTATTAATGCATATTATAGACACTGAGCGAGTATTTGCGTATAGAGCTCTTGTTTGCATCAGAGGAGATTACAAAACAGTTTTTTATAGTATGGACGACAAACTTTACGCATCAAACGTGAACGTAGCATCTAGGAGCATGAACAGTTTAATTAATGAATTCCAGGTCGTGCGGCAGAATTCCGGGCTTCTGTTTCAAAATATAACTGAGGAGCAAAGCAAATTTTTAGGAAAAGGTGTTAGCAGTAATTTCAGTGCGAGGGCCCTGGCATGGATTATGATGGGACATATCCTACACCATATAAATGTCATTCAAGAGCGATATTTGTAA
- a CDS encoding EamA family transporter: MKQYQFYALISMLFAGLTSVVAKAGLKNVSADTGLAIRTSFVFAFIWINIFVFNQIKDFLNLTLKDVSFLGVSALTTTVSWIFYYKAIKIGQVSEVALIDKASIIITIILSFLFLQEQLTWKICIGAILILSGLITIVWK, encoded by the coding sequence GTGAAACAATATCAATTTTATGCTTTAATCTCCATGCTTTTTGCAGGTTTGACCTCTGTTGTGGCAAAAGCAGGGCTTAAAAATGTAAGTGCTGACACCGGCCTTGCGATTAGAACAAGTTTTGTATTCGCATTTATTTGGATAAACATTTTTGTGTTCAATCAAATAAAGGACTTTTTGAACTTAACTCTAAAAGACGTTTCCTTTTTAGGAGTATCTGCTTTGACAACGACAGTTTCCTGGATATTCTACTACAAAGCTATAAAAATTGGCCAAGTTTCAGAAGTTGCACTAATTGACAAAGCAAGTATTATAATAACAATAATCCTTTCATTCTTATTTTTACAGGAACAATTAACTTGGAAAATTTGTATAGGAGCAATTTTGATTTTAAGCGGGTTAATCACTATAGTTTGGAAATAA
- a CDS encoding type II toxin-antitoxin system HicA family toxin: MRTLSGKDICLILSNHGFIKVRQKGSHVIMQKLTENSTITVPVPVHKEIKIGTLHSIIRQSELTKRDFE; the protein is encoded by the coding sequence ATGAGAACATTATCAGGTAAGGACATCTGCTTAATATTGTCAAACCATGGGTTTATAAAAGTCAGGCAGAAAGGAAGTCATGTAATAATGCAAAAACTTACGGAGAATTCAACGATAACTGTTCCAGTACCGGTGCATAAAGAAATTAAAATTGGAACATTACATTCGATAATAAGACAATCAGAACTTACAAAGCGAGACTTTGAATGA
- a CDS encoding type II toxin-antitoxin system HicB family antitoxin, translated as MHRKIELTAVIEKEDNMYISLCPELDIASQGDTPDEAKSNLVEALELFYETASETEITRRLHNELQISRVTVNI; from the coding sequence ATGCACAGAAAAATAGAATTAACAGCAGTAATAGAAAAGGAGGACAATATGTATATATCTCTTTGTCCTGAATTAGATATTGCAAGTCAAGGTGATACACCAGATGAGGCAAAATCAAACCTTGTTGAAGCTCTTGAATTATTTTATGAGACAGCCTCCGAAACTGAAATAACTAGAAGATTGCACAACGAATTGCAAATTTCAAGGGTTACAGTTAATATCTAA